In the genome of Gemmatimonadota bacterium, the window AGCGACCGAGGATGTCCGTGGGCAGCACGGCCTCGGCGAAGATCCGCTTGCCCCGACCCTCCTGGAAGTTGATCGCAGAGGCCTTCTTGTCGACGCAGTAGTTGCCGGAGAGTGCCACGCACTCGACGCGCGTGTGGGGCTCGATGAACTCGTTGACGACCCGATCCGTCGCGATGGTCACCATGTTCATGCCCATGGCGTCCCCGGTCTCGTAGCGGAACCGAAGCAGGACCGTCGTCCCGAAAGCCATCGGCTTGATGCCGATCAGCTTCAGGTACCGGCTGCCTGCCTCGGCTCGCTCCCGGATCTCTTGTTCGTTCTCGGCGACCCAGTCCAGGAACTGGCGCGTCTGCCGGGCGCCCGTGGTCTTGAAGACGGGAGCCCTCGTCATGCCGGCGTCCTCGACCGTTACGACCGCCCCCCCCGCCGCGCGCAGCGCGGAGCAGCCCCGGTTGGTGCTGGCCACGAGCGCGGCTTCCGTGGTCGCGAGCGGCACGTAGACCTCGCCTTCGCCGTGCTCGCCGTGCAGGGTCAGCGGGCCGACGACGCCGACCGGAACCTGCGCCATGCCGATGAAGTTCTCGACGTTGCCGACCGCCGAACTGGCGGCGTCCGGCCCGTGTTCGGCCAGGTGACGCAGCTCCACCCCGGTGATGCGTTCCAGCGCCTCGCGGCGGATGGCGGCCGCCTCGGCGGGCGTCAGGTCCGCGGGAAGGCGGTGGAAGCCAATTTCGCGGCGCACCAGGCGCTGGATCAGCTCCTCGCGCAGCCTGCGTTCGGTTACAGCGATGGTCGCCCTGTTCACGGCATCGACCTCTTCACCAGTTTCGCGGCCTGCAATTCCGTCACGTCACGCGCACCGACGCACAGCATCGAGATGCGCAACTCCTCTACGATTCGACCGATCTTGCGACCGACCGCCTCCGCCGACTCGGTGGCCGGCTCCAGAAACGGATACGCCATCGCGGCCATGGCCGCTCCGAGACCGATCGCCTTGGCGGCGTCCAGCCCGCTGCGCAGCCCACCGCTGCCGATGACGGTCGCTCCGTCGATGTCCGCGAGCTGGCGGATCGACTCGGGTGTCGGGATACCCCAGTCCGCGAACATCTCTCCCAACTCCACGTCGCCGGACCTTCGTGCCTCGATACGCGCCCAACTCGTGCCGCCGAGCCCGGCGGTATCGAGGATGGTGATCCCACGCTCTACCAGCGCGCGACCGACCGCGCCGGACAACCCGCAACCTACCTCCTTTACCGCGACCGGAACGTCCAGCCGCTCCGCCACCGCGGCCATCCCGTCGAGCAGGCCACGGAAATCGGTCTGCCCTTCGGGTTGCAACGCTTCCTGCAGCACGTTGAGATGGAAGACCAGCGCATCCGCGCCGATCATGTCCACCGCGGCCTGGCACTCATCGAAGCCGTAGCCGTAGTTCAACTGCACCGCGCCGAGGTTGGCCAGAACCGGCACGGTGGGAGCTACGTCACGCACCCGGAAACTGTCCACCTGCCCCGGATCCTCCAAGGCCTTGCGTTGCGATCCCACGCCCATCGCGACGCCGGCCTTCTCGGCCGCCTCGGCGAGGTGCCTGTTGATGCGGGCCGCCGCCTCGGTGCCACCGGTCATGCACGACACCAGGAGCGGAGCCGACAAGCGCTTGCCCAGGAAGTCCACTTCGGTGTCGATTTCGTCGGCCGCCATTTCGGGCAGCGCGACGTGCTCGAACGCCCACTCGTCGAAGTATCGGCTCTCCAGTTGAACCGACCGCTCGAGGGCGATCTGAATGTGCTCGGCCTTGCGATCGCGCGCGAGCAGATCGCGCGTCGACGACTCGGCCGCGCTCACGCGCTTGGTCCGTTCATTCTCGGAAGCCTATTGAGTCCGTCCGCGCGAGTCCAGGGTCTTTCGCCGCCGCCGGCCAGTCGCTCGCGGCGACTCGCTCGCAGGCGTCCGCCAGGACGGCGGCGCACGCGGCCACACGGGCGCGCATTCCGGTCAGCGCCGGCAGCGTCCAGGGACGGACCAGAGCGGCGCGCATGACGGCGGCCCGTCGAACCGAGCCTCCCTCATCGCGGCAGCCTTCCAGGTAGGCCGGGAGCGACTCATCGGCCGCATCGCTGATCGCGCGAAGCACCGCCCAGGCGCGTCCCGCCGCGCGCGCCGCGGCCACCAGCGCCCAGCTCTCCAGATCCACCACGGCGGGCGCCGGGCGCGCCGCCCCACGCAGCCGCTCACGCGCGCCGGGAGTGGCCGCTACGTGCAGGGCCGTCACCACCGGGGCCGCCTCGGCGTCCAACGTCGCCGCCAACGCTGCCGCCGACGCGCAGTCCGCACGCGCTCCGGTAGCCTCGTCGAGGATAGACGTCGCCACGATCAGCGCTCCGGGGTCCAGTCCGGGCGCCAGCCCGCCGCCCACTCCGGCGACGAGGACCGCCCCGGCGCCTTCCCCGAGCGACGCGCGTGCGCCGGCTCCTGCCCGCGAGGGCCCGTCCCCGGTTACGCACACGAGCGCGGCGCGACCGCCCAGCCGCCCCCTCCACGCGGCCTCGACGCCGGCGATCCGGGCTACGCCCCGGTCGGTCAGCCGCGCTACCACGCCGGCGGCTTCCTCGGGCAGCGGACACAGAATCAAGAGCCCGCTCACGGCGCGTACCCGTGCACGCGGAACCACTCGACCGCGCGGGCGAGCGCCCCTTCGACGGGGCTCTGCGGCAATCCCAACTCCCGCACCGCCTTGCTCGCGTCGAAAAACATGCGCTGCCTCGACATGCGGACCGCGTCCACGCCTACGCGAGGTTCGCCGCCCACTACGCGCGACCAGGCCTCGGACGCGTGCGCGGCGAGGAGGGGGATCCAGTGGGGGAGGCGCACGCGCGGCGCGGGTCGCCCCGCGATCAGGGCCAGCATGTCCAATAGCTGTCGCAGTGACACGTTGCGATTTCCCAGAATGTAACGCTCGCCGCTGCGGCCTCGCTCCGCCGCGAGCACGTGCCCCTCCGCCACGTCCCGGACGTCGATCAGGTTGAGTCCGGAGTCTACGTACGCGGGCATCCGGCCGCGCAGGAAATCCACGATCACGCGGCCGGTCGGGGTCGGCTTGACGTCGCCCTCGCCGACCGGGGTCGAGGGGTTCACTATCACCACGTGCAGGCCTCCACGCGCGGCTTCCTCCGCCTCCCTCTGGGCGAGGAACTTGCTTCTCTTGTAGGGCCCGACGAGGTGCTCCTCGCGCACCGGCGTGTCCTCGTCGGCCGCGCCCTCCCCCGCAACCAGGCCGAGCGCGCTGACGGAGCTGGTGTAGACCACGCGGGTCACGCCCGCCTCCGCGGCCGCGGCGAGCACGTTGCGGGTCCCGACGACGTTGGAGCGGTGGATCGCCTCGGGATCGCGGGCCCAGAGCCGATAGTCGGCGGCGCAGTGGAACACGCTCTCGCAACCGCGCGCGGCTCGCGCCAGCGACGCCGGATCCAGCAGGTCCCCCGCGACCAACTCGACGTCCAGGTCGCGCAGATTGTCGAGGCGGCTCGAGGGGCGGACCAGGCAACGAACCGTCGTTCCGCGCGCCAGCAGCGCTCGAACCACGTGAGCGCCTATGAAGCCGGTCCCGCCGGTCACCAGCGCGGCGCCGGCTACGCCGTCCGTCAGGGGTTCGGCTCGGCGAGCATCACGCGGTCAGGTTCCACTTGGCCATGCGTACGATGTCGGTAGGACTCTTGTGCAACTCCATGACCGCGGACGCCTCGAACCCCGAGTGCATCTTGCAGTTCTGACACATGTCGTCCTGCCGCGATTCCCAGTAGTCCCAGTCCGTGCCGTTCCAGAACTCGTCCCACGAGTCCAGATAGCCCTTGCCGATCAAATAGCACGGACGCTTCCAGCCCTTGGGCGTGTAGGTGACCGTGCTCCACGGAGAGCACTTGTAGTCTCGCAGCCCGGCCGCGAACTCCAGGAACAGCGGAGTCGACACGAGCTTGAATCGATCGGACATGTCCAGCACCCGCTTGAACTTCGTTTCGGTGTCCTGGCGGGTCAGGAAGATGTCGCGCTCCACGGACGAATACTGATACCCCGGCGCTATCAGCATGCCGTCGATATCAAGGTCGGTGAGGTACTCGCACATCTCCTCGACTTCCTCGATCTGGGTCTCCTTGAACACCGTGGTGTTGGTGATCGTGTGATAGCCCCGCGCCTTGCACTCGCGGATCATCTCGACCGCCTTGTCGAACGTGCCCTCCCGGTCGGTCACGTAGTCGTGGGTAGCGCGCATGCCGTCCAGGTGGACGTTGATCGTCAGCCTTTTGTGAGGCGGGATCACGCCGAACACCTTGCGATCCATCAGGAGCGCGTTGGTGCACAGATAGATGTGTCG includes:
- the fni gene encoding type 2 isopentenyl-diphosphate Delta-isomerase, encoding MSAAESSTRDLLARDRKAEHIQIALERSVQLESRYFDEWAFEHVALPEMAADEIDTEVDFLGKRLSAPLLVSCMTGGTEAAARINRHLAEAAEKAGVAMGVGSQRKALEDPGQVDSFRVRDVAPTVPVLANLGAVQLNYGYGFDECQAAVDMIGADALVFHLNVLQEALQPEGQTDFRGLLDGMAAVAERLDVPVAVKEVGCGLSGAVGRALVERGITILDTAGLGGTSWARIEARRSGDVELGEMFADWGIPTPESIRQLADIDGATVIGSGGLRSGLDAAKAIGLGAAMAAMAYPFLEPATESAEAVGRKIGRIVEELRISMLCVGARDVTELQAAKLVKRSMP
- the hpnA gene encoding hopanoid-associated sugar epimerase translates to MTGGTGFIGAHVVRALLARGTTVRCLVRPSSRLDNLRDLDVELVAGDLLDPASLARAARGCESVFHCAADYRLWARDPEAIHRSNVVGTRNVLAAAAEAGVTRVVYTSSVSALGLVAGEGAADEDTPVREEHLVGPYKRSKFLAQREAEEAARGGLHVVIVNPSTPVGEGDVKPTPTGRVIVDFLRGRMPAYVDSGLNLIDVRDVAEGHVLAAERGRSGERYILGNRNVSLRQLLDMLALIAGRPAPRVRLPHWIPLLAAHASEAWSRVVGGEPRVGVDAVRMSRQRMFFDASKAVRELGLPQSPVEGALARAVEWFRVHGYAP
- the hpnH gene encoding adenosyl-hopene transferase HpnH, with protein sequence MRFPSHIVLDNLKHQVSNAIKRRKRFPFVLMLEPLYTCNLACIGCALERHTGKLKDRLPLEKALRAVDDCGAPAVSICGGEPTVYPELKDLVDGIIERKRHIYLCTNALLMDRKVFGVIPPHKRLTINVHLDGMRATHDYVTDREGTFDKAVEMIRECKARGYHTITNTTVFKETQIEEVEEMCEYLTDLDIDGMLIAPGYQYSSVERDIFLTRQDTETKFKRVLDMSDRFKLVSTPLFLEFAAGLRDYKCSPWSTVTYTPKGWKRPCYLIGKGYLDSWDEFWNGTDWDYWESRQDDMCQNCKMHSGFEASAVMELHKSPTDIVRMAKWNLTA
- a CDS encoding hydroxymethylglutaryl-CoA reductase; this encodes MNRATIAVTERRLREELIQRLVRREIGFHRLPADLTPAEAAAIRREALERITGVELRHLAEHGPDAASSAVGNVENFIGMAQVPVGVVGPLTLHGEHGEGEVYVPLATTEAALVASTNRGCSALRAAGGAVVTVEDAGMTRAPVFKTTGARQTRQFLDWVAENEQEIRERAEAGSRYLKLIGIKPMAFGTTVLLRFRYETGDAMGMNMVTIATDRVVNEFIEPHTRVECVALSGNYCVDKKASAINFQEGRGKRIFAEAVLPTDILGRYLKTEADSLVEVQYRKNLLGSIAAGSQGGFNAHYANLVAAFFLATGQDLAHVVGGSMGVTCIEHRKDGAAYVSIYMPDVPLGVIGGGTRLGTQSESLAIMGVEADPDRPGHAVRRLGEILGAVVLAGELSLMSAFTSRDLAGAHDRLRRGGDIAAAVPADR